Genomic window (Candidatus Krumholzibacteriia bacterium):
ATCTCAACGTGAGTAGGAATGGTGAGTTCGCCTTCGGTCCGTGCAACATTCCTCATGCTTTCCCCACATGTCCCTGGCAACGTGGTGGAAACGCATCGCAAACGGGAAGACCTGGACAGCTTGCGTGAGGGCCTCGTTCGGCTCCTGCTGGCGAATCCGTTGTGAAGACGTCAGATCGAAAGTCGGTGTCCTCGAGACCGCGACAGCGATTTTCGCAGCCGTCCCGTTCAACCGCTCCGGTACTCTCTCCGCGCGGAGCGAAACTGACGCTACCGAGGTGACTTACGCTTTTCGTGCGCGTTGGGCGGGCTCTGGAGTGCTTTCCTCGGGAACTTGGAAGGGTGCCAAGCGGTTCTTCTGGTAGGCGGTCCTTCCGCGTCGACGGCACCTTGACAGGGGGCGGGCCAGGGAGAGAAACGTTCTTCTCGTGGCGCAAGCTTCACGGCTGCGCTACTGGCCTCGCTTCGGTGGGACGATGCCGTTCACGCCCTCCGCGATGGTCAGGCCGGAGAGCCAGTCCACCACCGAGACCGTGGTCCGCTTGCCGTCCGGCGCGAGGCCGAAGGACTCGATGGACTCGGTCGAGCCGGCGAAAAGCGTGTCGATCTTGCCGACGCCGGTCTTCCAGGCCGAGAGAGGCCGCCGCAGCAGCATCGGCTGTCCGTCCTCTCGCGCGTAGATGTAGACGACGGCGCTGCCGTCCGGGGTGATCCGTGACCGGCCATTCTGGATCGTTCCGGGCGTGACGTGGAGAGGAACCGGAGCGCTCAGGAGTCTCCTTTCTGAGAGATCGAACACGCCGAGCTTCGAGGACAAGGTTCCGACATCCGTGATGAGGGACAGGTAGCGGCCGTCGGGCGAGAGGTCGGGGATCAGCGTCCCGCCACGCAGCAGGCGCTCTCCATCGCCACCGGTGACGGGAACGCGCCACAGCCCGGACTTGGTCGGATGGGCGGAGCTGTAGAAGACCCAGCGATTATCGGGAGTGACGGACGGGTTCTCCGCATCGAGGCTGTCGCGCGACAGCTGACGCGGAGCGCTTCCATCGCGGCGCGCGGCCCAGATCTCGAAGGCGCCGCTGCGGCCGGAACACCAGAAGATCGACTGTCCGTCCGGGCCATATTCGGGATCCCAGTCGTCCTCTTGATCGTCCGTCACGCGGTGCATCTCGCCGGTTTCCACCGAGACTTCCCAGAGGTCCAGGGTCCCGCCGCGGTTGGACGAGAACATGACCGACTTTCCGTCGGGCGCGTAGACGGGCTGGCGATCGATGGCCATTCCACTCGTGAGGGCGCGACCGGCGAACAGGTTGCGCGCCTCGAGCGAAACCTCCATCAGGTTCTGCCGCGCCAGCAAGCTCGACAGCACCAGACGCCCGTCGGGAAGCAAGTCGATCAAGGAGGGGAAGTTCTCGAGCCAGCCGAGCGCCTGGTACCGTCCGGAGCGCGTATCGAGACGGAACAGACGGGCGGACGACCCGCGCTGGATCGCCGTGACTCCCACGCCTTCTGCGACGATCAGCCCCTTCCCGGTGCCGTCCCACGCCGCGTTCGAGAGCACGGCTCCAGTGGGCGCGGGATAGACGCGCGCCGAGCCGCTCGATGCGTCCACGACGGCCACGGTGTAGGCAGCGTTCTGGCTTCCGCCGACGACCACCGTGATGCGCCGGCCGTCGGGTGACCATCGCGGCGAGACGAGGATGACGGATCCACGCGACCACAACTCCCGGCCGCCGGTTCCGTCCGAATTCGCCACCATCAGGCGCGTGCGCACGCCGGTGCTGTCGGCCAAGCCCGAGATGTACGCAATCCGCTCGCCGTGGGGAGATGGGTCGGCATCCGATGCGTCTTCCAGGAGGAGCCGCGGTGCGCCACCCAGGACCGGAATGCGCCACAGCGACTGCCCAGTGCCCTCTTGGCGAGTGAAGAGAATGCTGCCGCGGTCGGGCGTGAATCGCGGCAGATGATCGGCCTCACCCGTGAGCTTCACCTCGCTTCGCGAGACCATGTCCATGAGCCAGAGCCCCTGCCCATTCTGGCGAACCGCGCTGAAGGCGATGAGGCGGCCATCGGAAGAGACCGCGGGCTCGCTGTCGCGGCTGCCCTGGGACAGGGTCGAGATCCGGATCGAACTCTCGCCGGATGGCGTGTTCGTCATGCGTCCGGTGACGAATGCCACCGCCACGATCACCGCCGCGATCGCCACCTGGATCCAGGGCGCCGAGCGTCGCCCGCGCTCGGTCGCGGCGCTAAGGCCGGCCGGACCGAGGCGCGCGGTGTCGCTCGCGACGAGTTCCAGCGTGAACGCGAGGTCACGCGCCGACTGCAACCGGTCCTCAGGGTCCTTCCGCAGGCATTGCCGGACCACACGCTCCAGCGCGAGCGGCGTCAGCGGCTTCAACTCCGTCATCGCACGAGGCTCGCCGGTCATGATCGCCGCGATCAGGCTCGCGTGGCTCTCCCCCGCAAAAGCCCGCGCTCCGGTGGCCATTTCGTAGAGCACGCAGCCCAGCGCCCACAGATCGCTCCGCGCGTCCGCTTCCTTTGCCTCCAACTGCTCTGGCGCCATGTACTGGAACGTCCCGACGATCTTTCCCTCGGCCGTCAGCGGCCGGATCATGGTCGCCGACTGGCTCACCGCTCCCGGCGCCGGAGCGAGTCCGGCGGGCCGGGCGAGGCCGAAGTCGAGGAGCTTGGCGCCGTTCCGGGCGAGCATGATGTTGCCGGGCTTCAGATCGCGGTGCACCACGCCGGCTCGATGCGCCCAGTCCAGCGCCCCGGCGATCTGCCGGCCGAGTGTGAGCACCTCGGCCAGAGCGAACGGGCCCTTCTCCAGCCGATGGGCGAGCGTCTCTCCCTCCACCAGCTCCATCACCAGGTAGTCGACGCCGTCCTCCTGGCCGAGATCGTAGAGCGTACAGATGTGAGGGTGGTTGAGCTGCGAGATCGTGCGCGCCTCGCGCTCGAAGCGAGCTCGCTCCTCGGCGGAGCCGGTCAGATGCTGGGGCAACACCTTGATCGCCACGTCACGGCCGAGACGTGGGTCGTGGGCGCGGTACACCTCGCCCATTCCCCCGGCCCCGACCGGTGCGACGATCTGGTACCGGCCGAGCCGTTTGCCGGGAGTCAGTGGCATCGGATCAATCATACTCCCAGACGCGGGACGCGCTCGTCCCAACCGCGGTGAAACACTCGCGTCTCACCCTCCCAGGCATCGAGCCGTGCGATGACGACGAACTCGGTTTTCGTACAAGTGATCTGGATCTCGGTCTCGACGGCAACGCGCCACGCCTCACGTCGCAGCTCGGTTCGCTGGGCCATCGCGGCTCGAGCCCGCAAGGGATCGTCGGGGTGGATTCGAATCTCTACGTCGGTACCGTCGCCGCCCTCGATGTTCCCGGCGACTTCGAGGCGCGAGAGAGCCACGCCGCCGTGCTCATCGAAGCCGGACCGCGTGCGGGTGATGTGGTCATGAGATAGAGGATCGATTTCGACTCGTCGGTCATGAGAGCCCTTGGTGAGCGGCGACCACTCCGAGGAGCGGGCCTGCTCCGGAGGTTCGAATGCTCGGAGATCGGCATCTTTGGGATCCGGCGGACGCACAGGCAGAGAGAACGTGCTGCTCTCGGTGAGAAGGGTGAGCCGGACGGGTTCGGGAGATGGCCAAAGGAGAGGCCAACACGCGTTCGAGAGGGCGAGGCGCACCCGCTGGCCCGGCGGAAAGACATGGGCTACGTCCTTGAGGCGAATGGTGGCGTCCATCGGACGGCCGGGCTCCAGGGGTTGCCAGTTCTCGTGGGCCGCATCGTGCGTCAGATTGAGGACGCCATAGCTCACGCGCGTGGAGCTCCCGTCCGGCGAGACGTCGCAGAGTCGCGCGACCAGGAAGGCCGCGGGCCGATCCGATGCCACAACGACCCTCACCTCCGGAGCTCCAAGGATCTCGAGCCGTTCCGTCAGCACCTCCGAATCGAAACAGAGCGAGTCCGCGTCGTCCTCCCGCTGGTCGCGCAGATTGGCGATGAGCCAGCTCCCCGAAGCACGGCCCGTCGTCTGGGGCGAAGCGATCGTGAGACGCGCCGAGACGACCGAGTCACCGAGCCTGTCCGGGGCCAGTCGGAACACTCGATGGCGGATGCGCGGAGAGGGCCAATGTGCTTCGGCGACCCACCGGCCAGGACGGTCTTCGCCGCGGAAGCCAGCCGGAACACTCTCAGACATCCAGACGCGGTAGCGGGGCTCGCTGTCGCTCGGCGGTATGTGCGCCATGCTCTCGCGCTGGCCAGGACGCTTGTCGTCGTTTCCTTCTCCAAGGCAGTTGTGCCACCAGCGCAGAGCTTCCTGCAAGAAGCCGATGCTCGGACCCGGGCTGGCGTCGTGGGGATACGCATGTCCCCACGGACCGACGAGACCGCGACTGGGGACGCGGAGGCCTGATAGGAGCCGGGGGATCGCGCTCGTATAACCATCCGCCCATCCGCCGACGGCGAAGACCGGACAGGCGATTGCACCGTAGTCGTAGCGGACGGAGCCTTGCTTCCAGTACGCGTCCGCCAGCGGGTGCTGGAGCCAGCGCAGGGGATGAGGTTCGGCGGCCTCGAGCCGCTCGAGCCACATGGCGCGCCAGTTGGATCCGACCAGCTCGGGGTCGGGTGGCTGCACCACGAGCTGGAAGAAGGTCGCACCCCACCACAGGCTGTCGTTCAAGAGACACCCGCCCATGTAATGGACGTCGTCCGTGTAGCGATCATCCGTGGAGCAGACCGTTACGATGCCTCGGAGCTCCGGGGGCCGGCGCGCCGCGATCTGCAGCCCGTTGAAACCGCCCCACGACTTGCCGATGAGACCCACAGCACCCGTGCACCAGGGCTGTGCCGCGATCCAGCGGATGGCCTCGACGCCGTCCTCCTGCTCGAGTGGCAGATACTCATCGCGAAGCACTCCCTCGGATTCCCCCGAGCCGCGCAGGTCGATGCGCACGGCCGCCAGGCCGTGGCCGGCGAACCAGCGATGCATCGCTTCGTCGCGATCCCGAGTGCCGAGGCGCTTGCCGTACGGGATGTACTCGATCACGGCGGGGACGGGGGAACGCTCCGCTCCATCAGGCAGCCAGAGCCGAGCGGCGAGTCGGCAGCCGTCGCGCAGCGGAATCCAAAAGTGCTCGATCTCGCGCACTTCGTAGGGAAAGACGTCGACGACGCTCACATGTCCTCCAGGGCTGCGTGATTCGATCGGCGCCATGAATGCGCCAGGGAAGAGTATGCTCATCTCGAGACTCGTGGCAATCCGGCATGGAGGGGAGCTCGACGCCCGACCACCGGCCGACGCGGGGTGCTAGAGCCATGACATATCTCGTCAGGCAGCCGTGTGACGAAGGGGTGATGGCATCCGGACCGGTAGCGATTCCCTGTGCCGAGTCTTCGGGGCCTTGGGTGCTGGCGGCGACCATTCTCGGATCGAGCCTGGTGTTCATCGATGGAACGGTCGTCAACGTGGCGTTGCCGGCGCTGCAAACCGCCATGAACGCTACGGTCGTGGACGTGCAGTGGGTCGTCGAGGCCTACGCTCTGTTCCTCGCGGCGCTGCTGCTCGTAGGGGGATCGCTCGGCGACCAATTCGGCCGGAGACTCGTGTTCTGCATCGGCGTCGGGATCTTCGCTCTGGCCTCCGTCTGGTGCGGGCTCGCTCCCGACGTCGAGCAGTTGATCGCCGCGCGGGCAATCCAAGGCGTGGGAGGTGCGCTGCTCGTGCCCGGCAGCCTGGCGCTCATCAGCGCCTCCTTCAGCGAGGAGAAGCGCGGGCAGGCGATCGGCACCTGGTCGGGCTTCAGCGCCATCACCGCCGCGATCGGGCCTGTCCTCGGCGGCTGGCTGATCGATCGCATCTCTTGGCGAGCTGTCTTCTTCATCAATATCCCGTTGGCCGCCGTCGTGCTGGTGCTAGCGTTCTGGCACGTGCCAGAGAGTCGGGCGCGCGACCGGGAACACGGCTTGGATTGGACGGGGGCGGCGCTCGCAACCGCCAGCCTGGGCGCGATCGTCTACGGCCTGATCGAATCCTCGCGATGGGGCTTCGGGCACCCACGAGTGCTCGTCGCGCTCCTTGGCGGCTGCGTCGCCTCGCTCTTTTTCCTCCTCGTCGAGAGACAGCAGCGAAATCCAATGTTGCCGCTCAGCCTGTTCCGATCCAGAGACTTCAGCGGCGCGAATGTGCTCACTTTGTTCTTGTACGCCGCGCTCGTCGGCGCGCTCTTCTTCTTCCCTCTGGATCTGGTGCAGGTGCAGGGTTACTCTGCCACCGCAGCCGGCGCCGCTTTTCTTCCCTTCATCCTCATCATGTTCCTTCTCTCGCGCTGGTCGGGCGGATTGATCCAGCGTTACGGAGCCAGGTTGCCGCTCGTGGTGGGGCCGACGATCGCCGCGCTCGGGTTCGCTCTTTTCATGCGACCTGGAATAGGCGGCAGCTAT
Coding sequences:
- a CDS encoding MFS transporter, producing the protein MLAATILGSSLVFIDGTVVNVALPALQTAMNATVVDVQWVVEAYALFLAALLLVGGSLGDQFGRRLVFCIGVGIFALASVWCGLAPDVEQLIAARAIQGVGGALLVPGSLALISASFSEEKRGQAIGTWSGFSAITAAIGPVLGGWLIDRISWRAVFFINIPLAAVVLVLAFWHVPESRARDREHGLDWTGAALATASLGAIVYGLIESSRWGFGHPRVLVALLGGCVASLFFLLVERQQRNPMLPLSLFRSRDFSGANVLTLFLYAALVGALFFFPLDLVQVQGYSATAAGAAFLPFILIMFLLSRWSGGLIQRYGARLPLVVGPTIAALGFALFMRPGIGGSYWLTFFPAVVVLGLGMAVSVAPLTTTVMNAVQSDRAGIASGVNNAVSRAAGLIAVAAFSLVMLHTFDRGLDHRLSALDLSRETRQLLDGERIKLAGAQVPEGLASEMRLVVRQAIEESFVSGFRRVMLVAAMLALLSALVAGLLIRKERPAAKF
- a CDS encoding CocE/NonD family hydrolase produces the protein MSVVDVFPYEVREIEHFWIPLRDGCRLAARLWLPDGAERSPVPAVIEYIPYGKRLGTRDRDEAMHRWFAGHGLAAVRIDLRGSGESEGVLRDEYLPLEQEDGVEAIRWIAAQPWCTGAVGLIGKSWGGFNGLQIAARRPPELRGIVTVCSTDDRYTDDVHYMGGCLLNDSLWWGATFFQLVVQPPDPELVGSNWRAMWLERLEAAEPHPLRWLQHPLADAYWKQGSVRYDYGAIACPVFAVGGWADGYTSAIPRLLSGLRVPSRGLVGPWGHAYPHDASPGPSIGFLQEALRWWHNCLGEGNDDKRPGQRESMAHIPPSDSEPRYRVWMSESVPAGFRGEDRPGRWVAEAHWPSPRIRHRVFRLAPDRLGDSVVSARLTIASPQTTGRASGSWLIANLRDQREDDADSLCFDSEVLTERLEILGAPEVRVVVASDRPAAFLVARLCDVSPDGSSTRVSYGVLNLTHDAAHENWQPLEPGRPMDATIRLKDVAHVFPPGQRVRLALSNACWPLLWPSPEPVRLTLLTESSTFSLPVRPPDPKDADLRAFEPPEQARSSEWSPLTKGSHDRRVEIDPLSHDHITRTRSGFDEHGGVALSRLEVAGNIEGGDGTDVEIRIHPDDPLRARAAMAQRTELRREAWRVAVETEIQITCTKTEFVVIARLDAWEGETRVFHRGWDERVPRLGV
- a CDS encoding protein kinase codes for the protein MIDPMPLTPGKRLGRYQIVAPVGAGGMGEVYRAHDPRLGRDVAIKVLPQHLTGSAEERARFEREARTISQLNHPHICTLYDLGQEDGVDYLVMELVEGETLAHRLEKGPFALAEVLTLGRQIAGALDWAHRAGVVHRDLKPGNIMLARNGAKLLDFGLARPAGLAPAPGAVSQSATMIRPLTAEGKIVGTFQYMAPEQLEAKEADARSDLWALGCVLYEMATGARAFAGESHASLIAAIMTGEPRAMTELKPLTPLALERVVRQCLRKDPEDRLQSARDLAFTLELVASDTARLGPAGLSAATERGRRSAPWIQVAIAAVIVAVAFVTGRMTNTPSGESSIRISTLSQGSRDSEPAVSSDGRLIAFSAVRQNGQGLWLMDMVSRSEVKLTGEADHLPRFTPDRGSILFTRQEGTGQSLWRIPVLGGAPRLLLEDASDADPSPHGERIAYISGLADSTGVRTRLMVANSDGTGGRELWSRGSVILVSPRWSPDGRRITVVVGGSQNAAYTVAVVDASSGSARVYPAPTGAVLSNAAWDGTGKGLIVAEGVGVTAIQRGSSARLFRLDTRSGRYQALGWLENFPSLIDLLPDGRLVLSSLLARQNLMEVSLEARNLFAGRALTSGMAIDRQPVYAPDGKSVMFSSNRGGTLDLWEVSVETGEMHRVTDDQEDDWDPEYGPDGQSIFWCSGRSGAFEIWAARRDGSAPRQLSRDSLDAENPSVTPDNRWVFYSSAHPTKSGLWRVPVTGGDGERLLRGGTLIPDLSPDGRYLSLITDVGTLSSKLGVFDLSERRLLSAPVPLHVTPGTIQNGRSRITPDGSAVVYIYAREDGQPMLLRRPLSAWKTGVGKIDTLFAGSTESIESFGLAPDGKRTTVSVVDWLSGLTIAEGVNGIVPPKRGQ